A region from the Deltaproteobacteria bacterium genome encodes:
- the prfB gene encoding peptide chain release factor 2 gives MLSCEVIFDLSSLNERLAALDQMMSKPGFWDDPGTAREVTRERNLLAARSEVLISLESELEEAEVLLDLALEENDEQTGKEVLKKTADLDEALNKFEIERILSGPHDLNSAIVDINAGAGGTEAQDWVEMLLRMYLRWVDRQGFKARIVDSMEGDEAGIKNVTFTVSGKYAYGLLRSEIGIHRLVRISPFDASSRRHTSFASVYVTPEVDESIVIDLNEKDLRVDTFRASGAGGQHVNKTSSAVRITHLPSGIVVQCQDEKSQHRNRELAMKILKARLYELEEEKKAKELAEKHQEMKEIAWGSQIRSYILHPYRLIKDHRTSVEIGNVDAVLDGDLEAFTQAYLLQQAGLIEKPDQKAGNNRKAGK, from the coding sequence ATTTTGTCTTGCGAGGTCATCTTTGACCTGTCCAGCTTAAATGAGCGTCTGGCTGCTTTGGATCAGATGATGAGCAAGCCCGGGTTCTGGGATGACCCGGGGACGGCGCGGGAGGTGACCCGAGAGCGGAACTTGCTGGCCGCCCGCTCCGAAGTCCTGATTTCCCTGGAGAGCGAGTTGGAAGAGGCCGAAGTCCTGCTCGATCTGGCTCTCGAGGAGAATGACGAACAGACGGGCAAGGAGGTTCTTAAAAAGACCGCGGATCTGGACGAGGCTTTGAACAAGTTCGAGATCGAGCGGATACTTTCCGGTCCCCACGATCTGAACAGCGCCATCGTTGACATCAATGCCGGCGCCGGAGGCACAGAGGCTCAGGACTGGGTTGAGATGCTGCTGCGCATGTATTTGCGCTGGGTTGATCGCCAGGGCTTCAAGGCCAGGATCGTGGACTCCATGGAAGGAGACGAGGCCGGGATCAAGAACGTGACCTTTACGGTGAGCGGAAAGTATGCCTACGGTCTTCTCCGATCCGAGATCGGTATTCACCGCCTGGTTCGTATCTCGCCTTTTGACGCCAGCAGCCGCAGACACACCTCGTTTGCCAGTGTCTATGTGACGCCGGAGGTTGATGAGAGTATCGTGATTGACCTCAACGAAAAAGACCTGCGCGTTGATACCTTCCGGGCCAGCGGCGCTGGTGGGCAGCATGTAAACAAGACCAGTTCAGCCGTGCGTATCACGCACCTGCCTAGCGGGATAGTGGTGCAGTGTCAGGATGAGAAGTCCCAGCACCGCAACCGGGAGCTGGCCATGAAGATTCTTAAAGCCAGGCTCTATGAGCTTGAAGAAGAAAAAAAGGCCAAGGAACTGGCGGAGAAACATCAGGAGATGAAGGAGATCGCCTGGGGGAGTCAGATCAGGTCATACATCCTCCACCCCTACCGCCTGATCAAGGATCACCGCACCTCGGTCGAAATAGGCAATGTTGACGCCGTGCTTGACGGTGACCTGGAAGCGTTCACCCAGGCCTACCTCCTCCAGCAGGCCGGGCTGATTGAGAAACCTGATCAGAAGGCGGGAAACAACAGAAAAGCAGGAAAATAA